In Excalfactoria chinensis isolate bCotChi1 chromosome 5, bCotChi1.hap2, whole genome shotgun sequence, a single genomic region encodes these proteins:
- the LOC140253334 gene encoding olfactory receptor 5J3-like, with product MVWTNHSVVTEFTLAGFGDRPELQKVLLVVFLIMYLINLMGNVGMILLINCEPRLHTPMYFFLSHLSFLDISFSSSITPKFLLSLLTGSRTISYRGCLTQFYFYVMFGTSEAFLLAAMAYDRYMAICNPLRYTLVMTQGLCLRLVASCYAAGAFNSTVHTVVMLHLSFCASRRLDHFYCDGALLFALSCSDTSINDVLMLVFVSCIVGTTSMATLLSYGCILASVLQTRSPRARRKAFSTCTSHLSVTLLFYGAVAFMYMRPAARRSVKLDKVASIFYTAVTPMLNPIVYSLRNKEVRAALSRVRRKALLMCHRHRDSL from the coding sequence ATGGTATGGACAAACCACTCCGTGGTGACAGAGTTCACTCTTGCGGGGTTCGGTGATCGCCCTGAGCTGCAGAAAGTGCTCCTTGTGGTGTTCCTCATCATGTACCTCATCAACCTAATGGGAAATGTGGGGATGATCCTCTTAATCAACTGCGAACCCAGgctgcacacccccatgtatTTCTTCCTAAGCCACCTGTCCTTCCTGGACATCAGCTTCTCCTCCAGCATCACCCCAAAGTTCCTCCTCAGCCTCCTGACAGGGAGCAGAACCATTTCCTACAGGGGATGTCTCACTCAGTTTTACTTCTATGTCATGTTTGGCACATCAGAAGCCTTCCTCCTAGCCGCCATGGCATATGACCGTTACATGGCCATCTGCAACCCACTCAGGTACACACTGGTGATGACCCAGGGATTGTGCCTGCGCCTGGTTGCCAGCTGCTATGCTGCAGGAGCCTTCAACTCCACCGTGCATACAGTAGTCATGCTTCACCTCTCCTTCTGTGCCTCCCGCCGCCTGGACCACTTTTACTGTGACGGGGCACTGCTCTTTGCTCTCTCATGCTCTGACACCAGCATCAATGATGTCTTGATGCTTGTCTTTGTCAGCTGCATAGTGGGCACCACCAGCATGGCCACCCTGCTATCCTATGGCTGCATCCTGGCTTCCGTGCTGCAGACCCGCTCCCCCAGGGCCAGGCGTAAGGCTTTCTCCACCTGCACCTCCCACCTCTCGGTCACTCTCCTATTCTACGGGGCAGTTGCCTTCATGTACATGCGGCCTGCAGCCAGGAGGTCAGTTAAGCTGGACAAAGTGGCTTCCATCTTCTACACTGCCGTCACCCCCATGCTCAACCCCATAGTCTACAGCCTGAGGAACAAAGAGGTGAGGGCTGCCCTGAGCAGGGTGAGGAGGAAGGCATTGCTCATGTGCCACAGACATCGGGACAGCTTGTAG